A single Paraburkholderia sp. D15 DNA region contains:
- a CDS encoding VRR-NUC domain-containing protein produces the protein MATESRPDFPSGAPYYLLNFERALAWLAERYDDLLDADEHAFLRAFAGLPPASRALLVRMLMRKGTLFRASQLRYDEIGCPLQAAAPLAALGWVDTEPGLSLDDLFALTTRAGLLEIFADETKRAPGFKALRKPDMLAALRVFYEAGDVGDERDENVSAEGAEGAEGAEGAEGAEWAVDRGERDAEVSAFERVAVAVSVSVSAARSSKRPLSAWHAATTDSVLRVVIAPLCDRLRLMFFGNLYQEWSEFVLADLGVFQYEKVAFAPSSRAFQQRADVDVYLALHACREALDSLPQLSSLPGDDTELAAIDALVAAVRRIDTSNPWLETRRAKLLFRIGQHCERRLQWPAALAVYAICAWPGARHRRVRVLERSERFGEAFDLATQAAAAPESEEEAQRLARLLPRLRRKLGEPTVRAAAARPVERGMVVLARPDAALPVEYVARDHLSCEAAPVHYVENALINSLFGLLCWEPVFAALPGAFFHPFQREPADLHAPDFHARRAPLFAACFAQLDSGAYRDTILRHLNEKAGLQSPFVFWGLLTPELVTLALDCLPAAHLKLWFERLLRDIRGNRSGLPDLIQFWPAERRYELIEVKGPGDRLQDNQIRWLAYCVEHGIPVRVLDVRWAEEGPLSGVSAEAAEAAEAAEAAEAAEAAEAAEACDATIVARTAS, from the coding sequence TTGGCAACCGAATCCCGCCCGGATTTTCCGTCCGGCGCCCCTTACTACCTGCTGAATTTCGAGCGCGCGCTCGCCTGGCTCGCCGAGCGTTACGACGATCTGCTCGACGCGGACGAGCACGCGTTTCTGCGTGCTTTCGCGGGGTTGCCGCCCGCATCGCGCGCGCTGCTGGTGCGCATGCTGATGCGCAAGGGCACGCTGTTCCGCGCGAGCCAGTTGCGGTACGACGAGATCGGCTGTCCGTTGCAGGCCGCCGCGCCGCTGGCTGCGCTGGGCTGGGTGGATACCGAGCCCGGACTTTCGCTCGACGATCTTTTCGCGCTGACCACGCGCGCCGGTTTGCTGGAGATTTTCGCGGACGAGACGAAGCGGGCGCCGGGTTTCAAGGCGCTGCGCAAGCCGGACATGCTGGCGGCGTTGCGAGTGTTTTATGAAGCTGGCGATGTTGGCGATGAGCGTGATGAAAACGTAAGTGCTGAAGGTGCGGAAGGTGCGGAAGGTGCGGAAGGTGCGGAAGGTGCGGAATGGGCGGTTGATAGGGGCGAGCGCGACGCGGAGGTTAGCGCTTTCGAGCGCGTCGCCGTTGCCGTCTCCGTCTCCGTCTCCGCCGCCCGCTCCAGCAAACGCCCGCTGTCCGCGTGGCACGCGGCGACCACCGACAGCGTCCTGCGCGTCGTCATCGCGCCGCTGTGCGACCGTCTGCGGTTGATGTTCTTCGGCAACCTGTATCAGGAGTGGTCGGAGTTCGTACTGGCCGACCTCGGCGTGTTCCAGTACGAGAAGGTCGCATTCGCGCCTTCGTCCCGAGCATTCCAGCAGCGCGCGGACGTCGACGTGTATCTCGCGCTGCATGCCTGCCGCGAAGCGCTCGATTCTCTGCCTCAGCTTTCCTCGCTTCCCGGCGACGACACGGAACTCGCCGCCATCGACGCGCTGGTCGCCGCCGTCCGCCGCATCGATACGTCGAACCCGTGGCTTGAAACGCGTCGCGCGAAACTGCTGTTTCGAATCGGCCAGCATTGCGAGCGTCGTCTGCAGTGGCCGGCCGCGCTCGCCGTCTATGCGATATGTGCGTGGCCGGGCGCGCGGCATCGGCGGGTGCGGGTGCTTGAACGCAGCGAGCGTTTCGGCGAAGCGTTCGATCTCGCCACGCAAGCCGCCGCCGCGCCGGAAAGCGAGGAAGAAGCGCAGCGTCTCGCGCGGTTGCTGCCGCGTCTGCGGCGCAAGCTCGGTGAGCCGACGGTGCGTGCGGCGGCAGCGCGACCAGTCGAGCGCGGCATGGTGGTGCTCGCGCGACCGGATGCCGCGCTGCCGGTCGAATACGTCGCGCGTGATCATTTGAGTTGCGAGGCCGCGCCGGTGCATTACGTCGAGAATGCGCTGATCAATTCGCTGTTCGGTCTGCTGTGCTGGGAGCCGGTTTTCGCGGCGCTGCCCGGTGCGTTTTTTCATCCGTTCCAGCGCGAACCCGCCGATCTGCACGCGCCTGATTTCCATGCGCGTCGTGCGCCGCTGTTCGCTGCGTGTTTCGCGCAACTCGACAGCGGCGCGTATCGCGACACGATTCTGCGGCATTTGAACGAGAAGGCGGGTCTGCAGTCGCCGTTCGTGTTCTGGGGACTGCTGACGCCGGAACTCGTCACGCTCGCGCTCGACTGTCTGCCGGCCGCGCATCTGAAACTGTGGTTCGAGCGCCTGTTGCGCGACATCCGCGGCAATCGTTCCGGCTTACCGGATCTGATCCAGTTCTGGCCTGCCGAGCGCCGCTACGAATTGATCGAGGTGAAAGGGCCCGGCGACCGTTTGCAGGACAACCAGATCCGCTGGCTCGCGTACTGCGTCGAACATGGCATCCCGGTGCGCGTGCTCGACGTGCGCTGGGCGGAAGAGGGGCCGCTTTCTGGTGTTTCTGCCGAAGCTGCTGAAGCCGCCGAAGCTGCCGAAGCTGCCGAAGCTGCTGAAGCCGCCGAAGCCGCTGAAGCTTGCGATGCCACCATCGTCGCCAGGACAGCGTCATGA
- a CDS encoding cytochrome P450, whose product MTTSPPSQCPFHADQPRPPVRHAPGVWPPGPAVGLGWGALRRMSRDLLALVAEWQRDFGDVVYLRIWPEHQIVVTDPDLARELLVNHHDDLIRWERGMQVFGEVHGQSVLVVEGAAWKAKRHALQPGFSRHSVHAFVPTMVAAAGDAFARWPRHDDAWRIESAITSLAMDVIVRMMFSSEIGDDARMAEEATHTLIVAMYKGLYWPVGSPRWVPWKRAARKAQAVLDGLIDRHLQARLRMARDAWPDDLLSRLLTLHLHDPATWPLQAVHAECMTSFLAGHETSAATLTWWAWCMAANPAAQTHARDEVRRVLQGAAPDGDTVAALPYLTQTLQETLRLYPTAPVLSSRRSTNPLNVGPWQLPARTMFMVPVQLMHHDPRWFADPLTFRPERFGPDAPDYPRGAYMPFGAGPRVCLGQHLAMTEMSVIAAMLLQRFELSVPDGMSAPRPVLNVSLRPEVPLRLRVREVERD is encoded by the coding sequence ATGACTACCTCACCTCCCTCCCAATGCCCCTTCCACGCGGATCAGCCGCGTCCTCCCGTCCGTCACGCGCCTGGCGTCTGGCCGCCGGGTCCGGCGGTCGGTCTCGGCTGGGGCGCGCTGCGGCGCATGTCGCGCGATCTGCTCGCGCTGGTGGCCGAATGGCAACGCGATTTCGGCGATGTCGTGTATCTGCGTATCTGGCCGGAACATCAGATCGTCGTGACCGACCCGGACCTCGCGCGCGAACTGCTGGTCAATCATCACGACGACCTGATCCGCTGGGAGCGCGGCATGCAGGTGTTCGGCGAGGTGCATGGGCAGAGCGTGCTGGTCGTCGAGGGCGCGGCGTGGAAGGCCAAACGCCACGCGCTGCAACCCGGCTTCTCGCGCCATTCCGTGCACGCGTTCGTCCCGACGATGGTCGCGGCCGCCGGCGACGCCTTCGCGCGCTGGCCGCGCCACGACGACGCATGGCGGATCGAAAGCGCGATCACGTCGCTGGCGATGGATGTGATCGTGCGGATGATGTTTTCGAGCGAGATCGGCGACGATGCGCGGATGGCGGAAGAGGCGACGCACACGCTGATCGTCGCGATGTACAAAGGCCTGTACTGGCCGGTCGGCTCGCCGCGCTGGGTGCCGTGGAAGCGCGCGGCGCGCAAAGCGCAGGCGGTGCTGGACGGCCTGATCGACCGTCATCTGCAGGCGCGGTTGCGCATGGCGCGCGACGCGTGGCCGGACGATCTGCTGTCGCGCCTCTTGACGCTGCATCTGCACGATCCGGCGACGTGGCCGCTGCAGGCGGTCCACGCCGAATGCATGACGTCGTTCCTCGCGGGACATGAGACGAGCGCGGCGACCTTGACGTGGTGGGCGTGGTGCATGGCCGCCAATCCGGCCGCGCAAACCCACGCACGCGACGAAGTGCGGCGCGTGCTGCAAGGCGCCGCGCCCGACGGCGACACGGTAGCCGCGTTGCCGTATCTGACGCAGACCTTGCAGGAAACGCTGCGGCTGTATCCGACCGCGCCCGTGCTCAGCAGCCGGCGTTCGACGAATCCGCTCAATGTCGGCCCGTGGCAGTTGCCCGCCCGCACGATGTTCATGGTGCCGGTGCAGTTGATGCATCACGATCCGCGCTGGTTCGCCGATCCGCTGACGTTCCGGCCCGAACGCTTCGGCCCCGATGCGCCGGACTATCCGCGCGGCGCGTACATGCCGTTCGGCGCGGGACCGCGCGTGTGTCTCGGCCAGCATCTGGCGATGACCGAGATGAGCGTGATCGCGGCGATGCTGTTGCAGCGCTTCGAGCTGAGCGTGCCCGACGGGATGAGCGCGCCGCGGCCGGTGCTGAATGTATCGCTGAGGCCCGAGGTGCCGTTGCGGCTGCGCGTTAGAGAGGTCGAGCGGGATTGA